The genomic interval ATGTGGCGGTGTCTGGCTATGACATGACCCTTGTGGAACATTACAGCCAGTACATCCATAATCTCTGCAATCGCCTTGATATCAAAGTGGATGAAAGGTAAGGACCTTTCAGAAGCCTGCACCGAACACAAGGCACCACGTGCGTGATTCTCTGGAAGTTTATCAAGACGTAACCGCATGCCTTCTTTTGCTGTCGCTCATAAAGCTACGCAATGCCTACAAAGAGCACAGAGGTCATGGTTATGCCAGAGAAAGGGACCAAGATGTTTGTGGATGTCGTTCTCAAAACCCATGAGCGGGTAGTTCAGGTAAAATCAGTTCTGCATCCTTGAATTAATAATTTTTAGGTTATCTATTTTTCTGAAGGTTGTTTTACATGGTACACTGTTAAGATATTAACAGTATTGTTTTAACCATCTGCTTCTTTTGATCGAATAAActgcacacatttattttcacatgcTTAAAACGCCATGCTCACTTAATAATAAAAGTATGAATTATCTGAAATGAATGGCATGCACATTTTAATGGCATTATTGGTTGCAGTTAGGAAcatggtttgtgtttttgtgtgattttcAGATAAGCCAAATGAAGGCAATTCTAATGCCCATATTTTTGGAGGTCCTTCTAAAAAACCAGCCGGAGGGAGTTCAGATCTCCGTAATGCAGGTTGGcaccatttttgtttcttttgcattCCTGTGGTTGATCGTGACAGAGCCCATCACtcaggagggtgtgtgttggcTGCCATGACAacgagctggctctttggtctcaTGGACAGAACCTCAAAAACCCAGGTCCGAAGCCAGGGGTTTTGCCTTAGCTGCGTTCGTGGATGGGCCTCTGTTGTATGTTGTAAATGCCACATTTTGTGTATAACCAATAATATAATAGATGCCAAAGAAATGGATGTCGGGCTGAAATATTTCTTCGACAAAGTGAATCATTCTTAAGCACTGGCTCACTACTGCTTGTTGGTTGAGTATCGCTAATCATCTTTGAGTTGGTCACAGGGTCTGTTCTGGCTGTTTCGCCTTTCTGTCAGCTGTCTAGGGTTTAAGAACTGTTTTTtattgtcttctttttcttttgtttttcagcaCACTGAAGCAGATTACCAGGCCAGGTTTAAAATGAGACCAGAACTTGAAGCACTGCAGGcacaattattttaattaaggcGGTTTAAAAGCTGCCAGTAGGGCATGAGTGTGTCTTCATTTTTATGATGCAGTTCATTGTATACAGAGTGTGGGGggaaatgtgtaataataaatgtgaGTGGATGTGgtgcactgtttgtttgtttttgccttgCTTCAAAGACATGTCACGGAGATTAAGTTATAACCTTGCAAGTTATACGCTTACTTTAAGTGTAGCTTGTGGTAGTTCTGACGGTTTTCCCCAGACATGTATGACTGCATtaggactacattacccagcgCTCTAAGCAGTGCCACCATAGCAACCGTCCTCAGCAACAACCATAAACAACAGCTTGAGCCTTTTAGTATTTGGGGCTGCCgttaaatatgattaaatttCGTTAGCTGGGTTACTACTACCTTTGGTTGGCAATGAGCAGAGACTATTACGCTGCGTTGGAAATCAACAGAAATGCATCTGATGCAGAGATCAAAAAGTCGTAAGTAGCATTAGATGGCTAGCGAACTAAACCTATTTTCAATAACATTAATGCTAAAATAAACCCTTGGTTAATACAATGTTCATTCCCTATAAACGTAGATAGCTAGCAgggaatgtttattttgttaggTTACTTGCCTATTAGAAATTTGGGAATCTCCAAACTTCCTTTAAATTACATCACGTTACGTTTAATTTCTAATCTCAGATTTCATTTAATGTCAGGTATCGTCAACTAGCGTTGAAATATCATCCGCACAATAACGGTCAACCGGGTGCGTGTGACAAATTCAATGAGCTTGCTGAAGCTTATGATGTTCTCAGTGACCGTAAGTGAACACATGCAATATTTAGCTTCTATGTACATCAGTAATTGCAAAACGTTCTGTATAATACAGTATAATaaacttattttctttatagGCTATATAGTATGCTTCAGCAATAAAAAGAGTTGGGGATAGAGGACAAGAGCTtgtgtagtttaaacatcaagCTATGGATATAAAATATGTTAGTTTGATGTTTCTATGTTGTCAAACTGGTactaaacatacattttatcaGAGCTGATCAGAAGTAATAGTATAATATTGCAGCGCGGAAAAAGGCCACATATGATAAATTTGGTGAGGAGGGCCTTAAAGGAGGAATCCCACCGGAAGCAGCAGCTAATGGAGCGTGGTCATCCAGATATGTCTACCATGGAAACCCTGATAAAACATTCAGACAGTTCTTTGGAGGGGACAATCCTTTTGCTGGTAAGCCCATTAAAAACCCAAAGGTTTGAGTTTTCCTGCTAGTTAACTGAAGCCTTGTGTTGTTATTCTCGTTTAGTCTTTAGGCTGAAGTCTGACTGGTGGTTTATATGTCCTCTCAGATTTTCACACTGCCTGTAGAGCTGATGTGAACATTGGTTTTGGAGGCCTTCGAGGACGAGGGATTAAAAAGCAGGATCCCCCTATAGAGCGGGATCTTCATTTAGCCTTAGAGGACCTTTTTTACGGCTCCACCAAGAAGATAAAAATATCCCGACGTGTAAGAGTTTTGAAAAAAGTACTGTAATAGGCCATGAatacttattaaaaaaaacatttatgagaaCAATGTTGTTTGATATGACTGAGTTTTATCACTTGTAGTTTCGTTTTACTGTGACAAAAGCAGTATATCTATTTAGGTGATTAATGAAGATGGACATGCATCCAGCATCAAAGACAAGATTTTAACCATCACTGTGAAACCAGGCTGGAATGAGGGGATGCACATCACATTTCCCAAAGAGGGAGACCAGGTGTGATTATGACAAGTCTCTTTTTTGCCTGTCATTctgtaaattacatttaatcttTTTGCAAAAGGTACATGACATCTGCTAACAGATTTATATTAACATTGTTCCATCAGGGCCCAAACAACATCCCAGCAGATATCATTTTCACTGTTCGCCATAAGCCACATCCTTGGTTTACTCGGCAAAACAATAACTTAGTTTACACTGCAAATATATCTCTAGAGCAGGTGAGATGGTTTTGGCATTATTATTAATCATCATTTCAGCACTTTAGGTTTAACATGACTATATATTTTGAGTGACTGGGTTTTGCTGACTGGTTATGCCCCTTAGGCACTGACTGGATTTTCAGTGGAAGTGGTAACACTGGATGGCAGACTTCTTAACATTCCTGTCAATGACATTGTACAGTGAGTTGGAGTCAACTTAAAGCCTTCTACTCCTGtgcactcccccccccccccaagtataAACTGACTTCTGAGTGAAGTGATAGCAGTATAGTATAACTAAGCAAAGAGAACTACAATTTTTCCACAAAGTGAATAGATAGATGACCCAGTAagttgtgttcatgtttgtatAACTAAATAGAACTGGAAACCCTAATACAAGTTGGCCTAAAATCAAGGTTTGTGACATGAAATGCCTTCTAAAAATGTACATGTTCCCCTTGTAGCCCACAGTACAGCAAAGTGGTGACAGGAGAAGGAATGCCTTCATCAAGCAATCCAGCTACTAGGGGAGATCTGATCATCCGGTTCAACACTCACTACCCAGAGAAGCTTTCAGCTGAGAAGAAGCGGCTACTGAAGCAAGCCCTTGCCTTGTAAACCATTCTGCACACTTCCTGAAAACCTTTTTGTTCCAAGTGTTTCCTCCACCCATGTCAATTTCCATAGTACAACttgtacaaaatgtacagacaGTTGCCTCTGagaaataaaagttttattacattttaaaaggccTAACAGAGGAATCAAGATGAGACAAGCTTTATAATCCCCAGGATATACttgaatgaaacagaaacaccAGATGTTAAAAGGTTTGTTTAAGCTTTAAGTAGATATGGGCCAAATCAAAAATCCATCAGCACCCCCAACAGCAGTAGCCAGGCTTAAAGAGGGGTAGCCCAGTTATGGCGAGCTGCCATCATGGCACGTTTCAGCTGCTCATATGTGACGAACATCACCACATTCCAGGAGCCCAGCCTCAGGAAAGAAGGCATGAATCTGTGAGGGTCAAGAGACAAATGAGCACTACATGTGatgcatacaaacaaacaaaaaaaaaaaaaaaaaagttgtgccaatggttaaaaaaaaaaaaagttattttaccCTTTGTAGAAAGCCATAGGCCCCTCTTTGGTCAACATGGCAACAGCACAGTTCAGGGCACTGCTGTACTGACCATGGGCAGAGTTCATGTATCTTGTTTTCACAACATCAACTGGAGAAGCGATGACCGTGGTGCAGAAACCAGCACCAAATGCAGATGTGAAGTGGCATGGAAGATCATCTGTgggaaatgattaaaaaaaaacacttaagaTTCCAAGGAACAAGGTCTATACTGTGTAGGACCAGCTGCCATGTTACGCAGCTTCATCTTACCAGTCAAGGGTGTAGATCTCAGAAGAGCATCCTTAATGAGGTCATAGGTCACCAGTTCAGTACAATTCACAATGGCATTGCGGGCGATGTTTGGGCCAGTTCCTGAGAAGATTAAGACTTTTAAGACAAGATTGACCAGTTCCTTACCTTACACCAGGGGCTTCATTTCAAGCCCAGACCTACCTTTCCACAAGCCACGGAATCCCTCTTCTTTAGCAATGGTCCGATAGGCCTCCATGGTGCCGTGGTAGCGTTTGTTAGCTTCACAAGAGCTAACCTGAGCCTGAAAGCGGACCTTCACCACATCTGTAGGTTGGGCCACAGCGACCGCCATCGCCCCGGTGGTACAGCCTGCCAGCAGGCGACAGCCAATCCCCACATCTAGTGAAGATGGAAGAGACCATTCATAATGTCGTATTCAAACCTAAGCATCTTTTGGGCTCCAAAAGGGTTGAGAAGAGACACGAACTTACGATCTGAGCCCTTGGTGTAGAACTGCTTGACCGAGTCGTAGAGGCCGATGCGGACAGAGGCGAAGCTCATCTGCCGTTGTAGCCCGGCAACGAGCCCGCTGTACAGACTCCGAGGTCCCTCCGTGCGCACCATAGTGGTGATGGTGCCGAAGACGCCGCGGTACTTAAGAGCCTGCGCGCGACTCGCTTTCTCAGCACTGCTGCTCTCCCCTTGGATCTGTACAGAACAAAATGGGCATGGAGAGACTTTACAGAAACTGGGACGGTCGCGAGAGAAGGAAGGGCCACGGGCTTCAGCCACAGGGCGTCCATGGTGCAGCGGTCCCGAAGGTGCAGGGTCTTAGGGCTTAAACATCGGCTCCTGGATCGGCTTGCATGACTATTGCAAGGAATGGAATTGGAAGATTgaagaaaaaagggggaaaactgGCATGAGTGTGAGAAAGCACTTGGGAATTAAAGTCAAAGTTATTTTGGTATGAAAAGCTGGTCCTGCTGTTGGTGTAAAGGGTACCCTAATGCAGAACTCCAACCTAAACCATTATTACAATTTCCATTTCCTGCAGAGAGATGTTAGTCATCTATTTTAATAAAGGGACTTCCATATTGCCTTACCTGGAGCCTGACTTTGGCTGTGTCCAAAGGAAAGGTGACCAGGTCAGCAATGCAGGCCGCAGTTCCAGCGCCAACGAACTTCACCGCAGCGGTCGGAGGCACATCAGTAGGTCCAAAGccaaccatttttttttctacttcacaaagtgaatagAATGTGTAATTGGAGAAGGATGTCTTGATCAGAGGCGTGAAAACAAGATAAGTGAACTCTACCCAGATCTGAGATTAgaggagaatgagggagaaatGGGGCGGGGAAGGGCGggagacaacaaacaaacaaacaaagtgatTCAGTGCACGATGGTAATCACAAGAACAtttccaaacacaaaacaattaattgtagtgaaagatttttttttaatgaaaaaaaaaaagaatgaagtaAATGCATCCTTAGGGAAGTTATGTAAGGGTAAATCAAGCATCTCTGCGAGACTAGACAAATCCCCAAACGTCTTTCTTTCGGAGGGGGAGGTGTAAACACCACAAAACCTAAAAAGTGTTGCTGCACTCTCATTGGTGCTTCGGCCTGTTGCCATGCGTGTGTGCTCAGCtaaacaggaacaaaagaagTGCCGTCGTCAGAGGAAGCGGGTGTACTTAGGACAAAGGGCCCTAAGCCAACGTATTCTTAAACGGTTTTAGTTTTAGTAACCATGCTGGAATGTTATAGTTGTACTAAATCGTTTAAATGGTCAAAGTGCGACTACGCTGGCGCTGATAAGATACCCACCTTCACTCAAGAAACCCCGGGCAGCGAAGCGTTAAGATTCTCTAAAAGCGTCCCTCTGGTTGAAATTGCTTTCAACTATAATTTCATTGCCTTGTTCCTCCATAGAAAAACGTTTAAAAAACAGACGGTTTAAAAACATACTCCTGAAAGAGAATAACAAATAACATACACATTAACTCGACGATTTCCTGGTCGTATTCCAGTACACTTTAAAAGTTTCTAAATGAAATTCACAGGTTAGACTACTGATTCCTAAACCTCCTAAATTAATACTTACCGTGAACGGGAccaaagaaataagaaaaaaacaaacaaaacaaaaatactggCCTTTTCAGAAAACCAAATTACCGGCACAACCGATGTTACTTTGCGCTCCAAGCCTACACAGACATTGTGGTGTGACGCGGAAGCAGATTGTTTTTATACCTTTCCATATTGCGTCATCGCACCGCCGCCGTCGCGCTGCCGAGATATCATGTGTTGGGCCGCATGTTCCAACCATTCTGGTCACGACTTAGAGTAAATagttgtttgttagtttttaaaTCACATGATCGTTTGCACATATGCAGGTACCTGCCTAAGATTAAAAACACTATATCAAAATTTGATGCCGTTTAAGTTAATGTCAGGctgattaattaaaattttgGTTAAGCAAATCAGCAAAAATAAACGTGGGGTTATATTTGTAACATGTATACATCCTCCATTTCTTCCTGTGGGTCTTTTGGTGAGAAATATAATGTGAAGTGTGTTAAAGTACACCCACTATCCAGTGGCCTAAATTGTGAGGGACCAAAATGTGCCATGTGGTTTTGGTTATAAGCAAGTTTCAAGATGGACATGATAGTCCATCAAAACGCAAATTACGCACAAGGCCCTGTTAATATATATCGAGCTTCAAAACCGAAAATGTTACAAATAAGGCATAAAACCATGAACTGCTGAGTCACAATGAGAAGTTGTGCTAGGAGCACATGTGCTATTAATCAGAGAAAGAGTTTGTCTGCACATGTCTCGTTAAATGGACTCAAAACGTTTGGATGGGCTCTATATGCAGAAGCATTCATACATTAattctgcaggcttcagcatttgtaatgtctcacacacacacacacacacacacacacacacacacacacacacacacacacacacacacacacaagacttgACCTCTTTCAGTACAACATGGCATGAACACTGTTTTTGATGTTGGTAACAATGCAAAACAGCATAATTTCTAATAGGCCTTTTGGGTTGAGTATAGTGACAAGGTCTATTTTGTCTTATTTGactcttcatttacatttggcCCTGTTTTATTTTGCTACAGTCAAACACTATGAGTTAATATTAGATTTGTTGAATAGAATTTTAATTAACAGTAAAACATTGTATTGATAAATGATCGATTGTATTGTTCCGGATGTTAATCTTGGAGAGCAATAGTTTGATTAAGTAGACTGAATGAAGTATATTATAGTAAAGTTACAGATTTTATTGACAAGAATGGAAATGCAgtataaaattgtaaataatattagtaaaaataataatttgatgTACATCAAATATGTTTGTATAAGATTCACCCAGCTTTCATAAGTTCATAGCACTGTAAACCATAAAGCACTAACTGTAAACAATATTTTACCATTTGTTGTCTGGGAAACTTggcaaacaaatgcacacaggaCAATAAACATCATGATCTctacagagaagaaaaatatatacacgTTCTAAAAGGAAaacatatttgtatatttttgtcttgtttggaAAGTGTCTGTATTCTCAATAGTACTTGGACTCACAGTCATTTATCATTTCTTCTGCACTTTAGCACAGAGAGTGAAATATGCCGCAATTGTCTGGCAACACATCCTCTAGTAATGGTAAGCATGACCTTTGGCCTTTAAAATCAATCACTGACTTATCTTGTTCTGCCATGttc from Electrophorus electricus isolate fEleEle1 chromosome 17, fEleEle1.pri, whole genome shotgun sequence carries:
- the ucp2 gene encoding mitochondrial uncoupling protein 2, producing MVGFGPTDVPPTAAVKFVGAGTAACIADLVTFPLDTAKVRLQIQGESSSAEKASRAQALKYRGVFGTITTMVRTEGPRSLYSGLVAGLQRQMSFASVRIGLYDSVKQFYTKGSDHVGIGCRLLAGCTTGAMAVAVAQPTDVVKVRFQAQVSSCEANKRYHGTMEAYRTIAKEEGFRGLWKGTGPNIARNAIVNCTELVTYDLIKDALLRSTPLTDDLPCHFTSAFGAGFCTTVIASPVDVVKTRYMNSAHGQYSSALNCAVAMLTKEGPMAFYKGFMPSFLRLGSWNVVMFVTYEQLKRAMMAARHNWATPL
- the mrpl48 gene encoding 39S ribosomal protein L48, mitochondrial — its product is MNVLTNKVLPIQNTRALVQAISLIRAPLLKQPMPIGFFLTDRQYRSMPTHGIGRYKHLLPKMLSKKKREVVQMQQIRAATDAEYGVLNVAVSGYDMTLVEHYSQYIHNLCNRLDIKVDESYAMPTKSTEVMVMPEKGTKMFVDVVLKTHERVVQISQMKAILMPIFLEVLLKNQPEGVQISVMQHTEADYQARFKMRPELEALQAQLF
- the dnajb13 gene encoding dnaJ homolog subfamily B member 13, which codes for MSRDYYAALEINRNASDAEIKKSYRQLALKYHPHNNGQPGACDKFNELAEAYDVLSDPRKKATYDKFGEEGLKGGIPPEAAANGAWSSRYVYHGNPDKTFRQFFGGDNPFADFHTACRADVNIGFGGLRGRGIKKQDPPIERDLHLALEDLFYGSTKKIKISRRVINEDGHASSIKDKILTITVKPGWNEGMHITFPKEGDQGPNNIPADIIFTVRHKPHPWFTRQNNNLVYTANISLEQALTGFSVEVVTLDGRLLNIPVNDIVHPQYSKVVTGEGMPSSSNPATRGDLIIRFNTHYPEKLSAEKKRLLKQALAL